From Carassius auratus strain Wakin chromosome 22, ASM336829v1, whole genome shotgun sequence, a single genomic window includes:
- the LOC113040656 gene encoding serine/threonine-protein kinase pim-2-like isoform X2, with the protein MCTSSESVPKSAVYETEAAAWLDNISFCSGFCQWIDEELSVDSLPAESQQPVQSTSASQAEAEAEAVSAQPSAEKSPTEVPSRGNRRSRIHAFFKRAWKAVKKPFLRCRRTRVESSPETASVPGPSGLQNVPDTEPASASGLPNWEPTTEPMYSLYTLQGLIGKGSFGKVFKAIRKSDGQEVAIKGLCKFNNRRYLKIPGCSAPLPREVALMLLLRRPPVSPYVIQMYEWFDRPKIFSLILECPQPCMVLRKFITVSSGLTETIASILMRQLVLAVQHCIDHGVFHNDIHADNILVTTDTLEIKLIDFGAAHLFESTGYDTWKYLGAAEYCPPEAFSQPKYHAVPTNVWALGVTLYLMVNRRLPFYNIRETLEASPKFWKPTLSIACRDLIGQCLNRDPAKRPTLEQILEHPWFKRWL; encoded by the exons ATGTGCACCTCATCTGAGTCAGTGCCCAAGAGCGCTGTATATGAGACAGAAGCGGCTGCGTGGCTGGATAACATCAGCTTCTGCAGCGGCTTCTGTCAGTGGATCGACGAAGAGTTGAGCGTCGATTCACTGCCAGCTGAGTCCCAGCAGCCTGTGCAGTCAACAAGCGCTTCACAagcagaagcagaagcagaagcagTGAGTGCACAGCCTTCTGCTGAGAAAAGCCCAACAG AAGTTCCATCTCGAGGCAACAGGAGAAGCAGAATCCATGCCTTCTTCAAGAGAGCATGGAAGGCTGTTAAGAAGCCGTTCCTCCGTTGCAGACGGACAAGAGTGGAGTCCAGTCCTGAAACAGCATCTGTCCCGGGACCCTCTGGGCTCCAGAACGTGCCTGACACCGAGCCGGCATCTGCCTCAGGTCTTCCCAATTGGGAGCCAACGACCG AACCTATGTACAGTTTATACACACTGCAGGGATTGATTGGAAAGGGAAGTTTCGGCAAGGTGTTCAAGGCAATACGGAAATCTGACGGCCAAGAG GTTGCCATTAAAGGACTGTGCAAATTCAACAACAGGCGTTATCTTAAAATT CCTGGTTGCTCCGCACCTCTGCCTAGAGAAGTGGCTCTGATGCTGCTGTTGAGGCGTCCTCCAGTTAGCCCCTACGTCATACAAATGTACGAGTGGTTTGATCGACCCAAGATCTTCTCTCTTATTCTGGAGTGCCCTCAACCGTGCATGGTCCTGCGAAAGTTCATCACGGTTTCGTCAGGACTGACTGAAACGATCGCGTCCATCTTAATGCGTCAGTTAGTCCTGGCAGTGCAGCACTGCATAGACCACGGCGTTTTTCACAACGACATCCACGCTGACAACATCCTGGTGACCACAGACACTCTGGAGATCAAGCTGATTGACTTTGGCGCCGCTCACCTGTTTGAGAGCACAGGCTACGACACCTGGAAATATTTAG GAGCAGCAGAGTACTGTCCTCCAGAGGCTTTTTCGCAGCCCAAATACCACGCCGTCCCAACAAATGTCTGGGCTCTGGGCGTTACGCTGTATCTGATGGTGAACAGACGGCTGCCCTTTTACAACATCCGGGAAACATTGGAAGCTTCCCCTAAGTTTTGGAAGCCCACCTTGTCCATAG CATGCCGTGATCTGATTGGCCAGTGTCTGAACCGCGATCCAGCGAAGCGGCCGACTTTAGAGCAGATCTTAGAGCACCCCTGGTTCAAAAGGTGGCTCTAG
- the LOC113040656 gene encoding serine/threonine-protein kinase pim-2-like isoform X1, with protein sequence MCTSSESVPKSAVYETEAAAWLDNISFCSGFCQWIDEELSVDSLPAESQQPVQSTSASQAEAEAEAVSAQPSAEKSPTEVPSRGNRRSRIHAFFKRAWKAVKKPFLRCRRTRVESSPETASVPGPSGLQNVPDTEPASASGLPNWEPTTEPMYSLYTLQGLIGKGSFGKVFKAIRKSDGQEVAIKGLCKFNNRRYLKIPGCSAPLPREVALMLLLRRPPVSPYVIQMYEWFDRPKIFSLILECPQPCMVLRKFITVSSGLTETIASILMRQLVLAVQHCIDHGVFHNDIHADNILVTTDTLEIKLIDFGAAHLFESTGYDTWKYLGELAFCIYFLLQNIGKISVGNEMFLLAGAAEYCPPEAFSQPKYHAVPTNVWALGVTLYLMVNRRLPFYNIRETLEASPKFWKPTLSIACRDLIGQCLNRDPAKRPTLEQILEHPWFKRWL encoded by the exons ATGTGCACCTCATCTGAGTCAGTGCCCAAGAGCGCTGTATATGAGACAGAAGCGGCTGCGTGGCTGGATAACATCAGCTTCTGCAGCGGCTTCTGTCAGTGGATCGACGAAGAGTTGAGCGTCGATTCACTGCCAGCTGAGTCCCAGCAGCCTGTGCAGTCAACAAGCGCTTCACAagcagaagcagaagcagaagcagTGAGTGCACAGCCTTCTGCTGAGAAAAGCCCAACAG AAGTTCCATCTCGAGGCAACAGGAGAAGCAGAATCCATGCCTTCTTCAAGAGAGCATGGAAGGCTGTTAAGAAGCCGTTCCTCCGTTGCAGACGGACAAGAGTGGAGTCCAGTCCTGAAACAGCATCTGTCCCGGGACCCTCTGGGCTCCAGAACGTGCCTGACACCGAGCCGGCATCTGCCTCAGGTCTTCCCAATTGGGAGCCAACGACCG AACCTATGTACAGTTTATACACACTGCAGGGATTGATTGGAAAGGGAAGTTTCGGCAAGGTGTTCAAGGCAATACGGAAATCTGACGGCCAAGAG GTTGCCATTAAAGGACTGTGCAAATTCAACAACAGGCGTTATCTTAAAATT CCTGGTTGCTCCGCACCTCTGCCTAGAGAAGTGGCTCTGATGCTGCTGTTGAGGCGTCCTCCAGTTAGCCCCTACGTCATACAAATGTACGAGTGGTTTGATCGACCCAAGATCTTCTCTCTTATTCTGGAGTGCCCTCAACCGTGCATGGTCCTGCGAAAGTTCATCACGGTTTCGTCAGGACTGACTGAAACGATCGCGTCCATCTTAATGCGTCAGTTAGTCCTGGCAGTGCAGCACTGCATAGACCACGGCGTTTTTCACAACGACATCCACGCTGACAACATCCTGGTGACCACAGACACTCTGGAGATCAAGCTGATTGACTTTGGCGCCGCTCACCTGTTTGAGAGCACAGGCTACGACACCTGGAAATATTTAGGTGAGCTGgcgttctgtatttattttttattgcaaaatattggGAAAATAAGCGTGGGAAATGAAATGTTCTTGCTTGCAGGAGCAGCAGAGTACTGTCCTCCAGAGGCTTTTTCGCAGCCCAAATACCACGCCGTCCCAACAAATGTCTGGGCTCTGGGCGTTACGCTGTATCTGATGGTGAACAGACGGCTGCCCTTTTACAACATCCGGGAAACATTGGAAGCTTCCCCTAAGTTTTGGAAGCCCACCTTGTCCATAG CATGCCGTGATCTGATTGGCCAGTGTCTGAACCGCGATCCAGCGAAGCGGCCGACTTTAGAGCAGATCTTAGAGCACCCCTGGTTCAAAAGGTGGCTCTAG
- the cp gene encoding ceruloplasmin, with the protein MKGLQWTLIGVLCCAGIASSITREYFFAIKEIQWDYAPSGKNLIQNKTIKEDEEARVFLERGEQRIGRVYKKAVYLQYTDATYRQEIEKPKWLGFLGPLISAEEGDVVIVHLKNTAKRAYSIHAHGLSYNKTNEGALYPDSSEKVEKADDSVAPEKSFTYVWTLPASHSPGKDETNCLTRIYHSHVNAPKDIASGLIGPLIICKKGSLDVHGDKTADYLYALMFTVSDENLSWYLDENIKTYCTAPAKVNKDNEGFQESNKMHSINGYVYGNLPDLSMCMGNKIHWHLFGMGNEVDLHSAFFHGQILTDKRHHTDTVSLFPATFVNVEMVADNPGEWLLSCQVNDHLEAGMQAIFEIKKCFPNVHKPRPFGETRQYFIAAEEVIWDYGPTGINQYSGKKLADDSVSDTFFDSRNDHIGGKYKKVQYVEYTDDTFSKRKERTPEEQHLGILGPVIRAEEEDTIKVTFRNKASRPYSIQPHGVQYNIEMDGTLYHNVLEESYTAKKLRELKKEARVVEPLPAALVRPDTTYQYEWVVPKGGGPTEKDPDCITYMYYSAVDPIRDTNSGLVGPLLICKPKTLKSGKQKNVDKEFHLLATVFDENLSWYLDDNIHRSVKQPKSVNKEDEDFQESNKMHSLNGYMYGNLKGLSMCKGDKVSWHLSGLGSEVDIHGLYFEGNRFLYKDTRRDTINVFPHISHTVIMEPDSMGQFEVGCKTTDHYHGGMRANYTVEKCRFWNRQSETMLHQSKYYIAAVEMDWDYSPTRTWEGEMHHGLKDSPGNEFLTKEGKFIGSKYKKVLYREYTDDTFTKPKERSAEMEHLGIMGPMVHGKVGEKVKIVFKNMAKRPYSIHAHGVKTDSPQVALTRPGETQTYTWYLPKSSGPTEEQEECSVGAYYSTVDVIKDMYSGLIGPLVICKKSLARTLGLKKEIEEFALLFMVFDENESWYLDDNIKAHVKNPPKTLKEDEEFIESNKMHGINGLVYGNLKGLNMKVGDKVYWYLMGMGNEVDIHTAHFHGHSFDYKVSGTHRADVFDLFPGTFQTVTMRPQYPGTWLLHCHVTDHIQAGMETTYTVLEKDGKRKGLLGMFGSG; encoded by the exons ATGAAGGGGCTGCAGTGGACACTGATCGGGGTTTTGTGTTGCGCTGGAATCGCGTCTTCTATCACAAGGGAATATTTTTTTGCCATTAAGGAGATTCAGTGGGATTATGCTCCTAGTGGTAAAAACCTGATTCAGAACAAAACCATAAAAGAAGATGA AGAAGCAcgggtgtttctggagaggggaGAACAGCGGATTGGGCGGGTGTATAAGAAGGCAGTGTACCTGCAATATACTGACGCCACCTACAGGCAGGAGATAGAAAAACCCAAGTGGTTGGGCTTCCTCGGACCCCTCATTAGTGCAGAAGAAGGTGACGTAGTTATTGTGCACCTGAAGAACACGGCCAAAAGAGCGTACTCCATCCATGCACACGGCCTCAGTTACAACAAGACCAATGAAG GAGCACTATATCCCGACTCGTCAGAAAAGGTGGAGAAAGCTGATGATTCAGTGGCCCCTGAAAAGTCTTTCACCTATGTTTGGACCCTACCGGCTTCCCATAGTCCTGGAAAAGATGAAACTAACTGTCTGACCAGAATATACCACTCACATGTTAACGCCCCCAAAGACATCGCCTCAGGTCTCATTGGACCTCTCATTATATGTAAAAAAG GCTCTCTAGACGTGCATGGGGACAAGACAGCTGACTATCTTTACGCCCTCATGTTCACGGTGTCTGACGAGAACCTCAGCTGGTACCTGGATGAAAATATCAAGACCTACTGCACAGCTCCTGCCAAAGTCAACAAGGACAATGAAGGCTTCCAGGAGAGCAATAAAATGCACT CTATCAACGGGTATGTCTACGGTAACCTGCCGGACCTCAGTATGTGCATGGGCAATAAGATCCATTGGCACTTGTTTGGGATGGGGAACGAGGTGGACCTCCACTCAGCCTTCTTCCACGGACAGATCCTGACGGACAAACGGCACCACACTGACACCGTTAGTCTGTTCCCGGCTACTTTTGTGAATGTAGAGATGGTGGCAGATAATCCCGGAGAGTGGCTCCTCAGCTGTCAGGTCAATGATCATCTGGAAG CCGGCATGCAAGCCATTTTTGAGATTAAGAAGTGTTTCCCAAATGTGCATAAACCCAGACCATTTGGAGAAACGAGACAGTATTTCATTGCTGCTGAGGAAGTCATTTGGGATTATGGGCCAACGGGGATAAACCAGTATTCAGGGAAGAAACTAGCTGATGACAg CGTATCAGATACTTTCTTTGATAGCCGCAATGATCACATCGGTGGTAAATACAAGAAGGTCCAGTATGTGGAATATACTGATGACACATTCTCCAAACGCAAAGAGAGGACCCCTGAGGAGCAGCATCTTGGAATTCTGG GTCCGGTCATCAGAGCAGAGGAAGAGGACACAATTAAAGTGACATTCAGAAATAAAGCAAGTAGGCCCTATAGTATCCAACCTCATGGGGTGCAATATAACATAGAAATGGATGGAACTCTCTACCACAACGTCCTGGAAG aGTCATACACTGCCAAGAAGCTTCGGGAACTCAAGAAAGAAGCAA GAGTGGTGGAGCCACTTCCTGCTGCATTGGTCCGACCTGACACCACCTACCAGTATGAGTGGGTGGTTCCTAAGGGTGGAGGACCAACTGAAAAAGATCCTGACTGCATCACTTACATGTACTACTCAGCGGTGGATCCCATTAGAGACACCAACTCTGGGCTGGTTGGACCTCTTCTGATCTGCAAGCCTAAAACCCTCAAATCAGGAAAGCAG AAAAATGTGGACAAAGAGTTCCACCTTCTTGCAACTGTGTTCGATGAGAACCTGAGCTGGTATTTGGATGACAACATCCACAGATCCGTAAAACAGCCCAAATCTGTAAATAAAGAAGATGAAGACTTTCAAGAGTCCAATAAAATGCACT CACTCAATGGATACATGTATGGGAATCTGAAAGGCTTGAGTATGTGTAAAGGTGATAAGGTGTCCTGGCATCTGTCTGGACTGGGATCAGAGGTTGACATCCATGGGCTTTACTTTGAGGGCAACCGGTTCCTCTACAAAGACACCAGGAGAGACACCATCAACGTGTTTCCTCATATCTCTCACACTGTCATCATGGAGCCTGACAGCATGG GACAGTTTGAGGTGGGATGTAAAACCACAGATCACTATCATGGAGGCATGAGAGCCAACTACACGGTGGAAAAGTGTCGCTTCTGGAACCGTCAGTCTGAGACAATGCTACACCAGTCGAAGTATTACATCGCTGCGGTTGAGATGGACTGGGACTATTCACCCACCCGCACATGGGAGGGAGAGATGCACCATGGTCTGAAAGACAG TCCAGGCAACGAATTCCTAACGAAAGAAGGCAAATTCATTGGTTCGAAATATAAGAAGGTGCTGTACAGAGAGTACACTGATGACACCTTCACCAAACCCAAGGAGAGATCTGCTGAAATGGAACACCTGGGAATTATGG GACCCATGGTCCATGGTAAAGTGGGAGAAAAAGTGAAGATTGTGTTTAAGAACATGGCTAAGAGGCCGTACTCCATACACGCCCATGGAGTCAAAACTGACAGTCCTCAGGTGGCCCTGACACGTCCAG GTGAAACTCAGACTTATACCTGGTACCTCCCAAAGAGTTCTGGGCCGACAGAAGAGCAGGAGGAATGCAGTGTCGGAGCGTATTACTCCACTGTAGACGTTATCAAG GACATGTACAGTGGCTTGATCGGTCCACTGGTCATCTGCAAGAAGAGCCTGGCGCGAACACTGGGGCTGAAGAAAGAGATTGAGGAGTTCGCTCTGCTCTTCATGGTCTTTGATGAGAATGAATCTTGGTATCTGGATGACAACATCAAAGCTCATGTTAAAAACCCTCCCAAGACACTTAAAGAGGATGAAGAGTTTATCGAAAGCAACAAGATGCATG GAATCAATGGTTTAGTCTACGGCAATCTTAAAGGCCTGAACATGAAGGTTGGAGATAAAGTGTACTGGTATCTGATGGGAATGGGAAACGAGGTGGACATACACACTGCACACTTCCACGGCCACAGCTTTGACTACAAg GTCAGTGGAACACACCGAGCAGACGTGTTTGATCTGTTCCCCGGGACGTTCCAGACGGTCACCATGCGTCCGCAGTATCCTGGCACCTGGCTCCTGCACTGTCACGTCACCGACCACATCCAGGCCGGAATGGAGACCACATACACCGTACTCGAGAAAGATG GAAAAAGAAAAGGCCTCCTGGGTATGTTTGGTAGTGGTTGA